In the Commensalibacter melissae genome, TGTTCATTTTCTTTCGGGAAAAGAATTCGATAAACGCCTCTTAAAGCATGCAACTCCTGATTTTTAACCCCATTTCGTTTCAGCCAAATCCAATGCATTCCCACCAAACGGGCCCGATTACCTATTACACTACCATAGGGTATGACATCAGATTCAACTCCTGTTACACCCCCTACCAAGGCCCCTCTACCAATTCTTACGAATTGATGAATAGCTGCACATCCCATAATTCGTGCATCATCATCTATGTGAACATGCCCCCCTAGAACAACATTGTTCACAATGATCACTCTATCTCCTAAATAGCAATCATGTGCAATATGAGAGTTAACCATTATCAGACAATCGGAACCTACGCGGGTCATCCCATTTCCGATAGCTGTTCCGCGATGAATTGTCACTTGTTCCCGAACAATAGTACGGGCACCAATAATACAGCTTGTCAACTCACCTTTATATTTCAAATCTTGCGGGGCCAGACCAATTGTAGAGAATGGATAATAGACTGAATCTTTTCCCAAAACAGTTTTTCCCTCGACAATGACATTTGCTATAAGTTTTGCACCATCTTCAACAACAACATCATCACCAATAATACACCATGGACCAATATGTATTCCCTGTCCCAACTTAGCTTTTTCAGACACAATTGCCGATGGATGGATATAACAATCACGAGAGGAACGATTTATTTGTATATTTTTTGTCAGAGTTTCCTCCATCCCCTTAAAAAACTTTAAAACAACTCAATACTTATAATTATGATAAAATTAAGTTTATATTTTAAATATTTCCATAAATGAATTTTTAGCCAACAATCATGGCACTGAAAATTGCCTCAGCCACTGAAACTCCATTAACTTTTGCTATACCGCGAAATTTCCAGACATTTGCACGGTTACGTTCTTTTTCCACATGAATATGCAATTGATCCCCTGGAACAACCGGCTTTCTGAATTTCGCGCTATCCACAGTCATAAAATATACAAGTTTACCTTCGAATTCACTTCCGAGTGTTTTTACAACCAAAACCGCTGCCGTCTGAGCCATAGCTTCAATTATTAAAACACCAGGCATAACAGGATGTCCCGGAAAATGCCCAATAAAAAACTGATCATTTACCGTAACATTCTTAATTCCTGTTGCAGAGCTTCCCAATTTTACATCGACTACACGATCAATAAGTAAAAATGGATATCGATGCGGAATAGCCTTCATTATTCCCTCGATATCAATAACAAGTATATCGATTTCACTATTTATTGTATCTGATTGAACTGTAGAATTTTCTAGATTTTTATTCACGTTTTCAAACCATTATAAGAACGAAAAAATTAATTATTATTGCAAAACAAGAATGTTCATTCTTTTTCTTTTGAAGATGACTTAACAAGACGCCTTAAAAAAGCAACATTTCTGAAAAACTCTCGAAAAGGCATTGCCGGACTACCAATTACATCGGATTTAGCATCAATATCCGACATTACACCACATTGTGCACCTATTCGGGCATGTTCCCCAATATGGATATGTCCAATCAAACCTGCCTGTGCAGCAATTGTAACGAAATCCTCCAATCGGGTCGAGCCGGATATTCCAGCCTGGGCTACCACAATGCAGCATTTTCCCATTTGGACATTATGTCCGATTTGAACTAGATTATCTATTCTCGATCCTTCACCAATAACCGTATCTCTTACCGATCCCCGATCAATTGTTGAGTTAGAACCAATTTCAACATCATCTTTCAGGATAACTTTACCTATTTGAGGCACACTTAAAAAACCATGTTCACTAATGGCAAAACCAAATCCATCCTGTCCTATCCTAACTCCTGGATATAATGTAATTCTATTCCCCAATATTGCACAGCTCAAAGAAACATGACTTCCAATTCGACAGTTTTCACCAATTTCTACACCCTGTTCAATGACAGTATGTGACCCAATAATTGAACCCTTTCCAATTTTCACGTTTGCCTTTATCACTACAAATTCCTGGATTTCAACTTCATCATCAATCTGGGCAGTTGAGTCAATACAGGCAGAAGAATGAATACCGGCTTGAACCGAACTTTTAGGATAAAACAAAGATGCTATTCTCGCCCATTCCAAATACGGGTTTTTTGTTACCAATGCATGAGAATGATGGGGTATTTTATCTGCAAAAGCAGGTGAAACAATTATTAATCCGGCTTTTGTTTGAGATAGCAAGTCAATATATCGTTTATTATCAAGAAAACTAACCTCATTTTGCGTGGCTGATTGCAAAGGTGCAATTCCCATTAAATCAAAAGATTTATCTCGACCATTGTATGCTGGAACAAATTTGGCTTCAGAAGTCCCAATAATCTGTTCCAAGGCAATAGGCGCAGACTTTTTAAAAAAACGAGAATCACCAGGACAATTATTAATCGTATTCAGATTCACTTTATAATAACACCTGATTTTATTAATTATTTAGTTGTTTTCTTTGGTTCAACCGCTTTGGTCTGAGGTTTTTGAAGTTCAGGATTCGCTGTTGTTGGCATTGTTCCACTTTTTGCCAATTCTTCAGGATCGACATTTGCCGCAGGTACAAAAACAGATGGTAGATTTTTATTAAGCTCTTTTAAAACATCATTTGTAATATCGAGCTCATTAACGCTTAATGCGACTTGTTCACGATGTAGTACCAAATTCATATTATGACTGGAAGCCACATTCTGAATAATCTGAATCAATTCACGTTCAATCTGTCCAAAAGAAACTTGTGCCGCCTCTTGAATAATTCTGCTTCGATTGCGAAAATCCTTTTGTGCCTTTAAAACACGTGCCTGTAACTGACGTGCACGCGATTGAATTTGTTCAGAAGTCATTGTTCTAGCTTTTGCCTGAATTTGCTGCTGTTCCGAACGCCAAACTTTTTGTTCTTTTTGAACATCCTGTTGCAGATTGTCCCTACGAGCTTCCAATAATTTTGAGGCTTCAAGATAAGCGGTTGATTGACGCATAACATCCGGAACACTGATTACCCCAATTACAGCCTGTGGTGGTGGATTGGATTTTGCAATAGGGGCTGGTGTCGGAATTGGTGGTAATGGCAAAACAGGCTGATTTTGATTCTGCATATCGGTTTCATCGGAATCATCCGTGTCAGGA is a window encoding:
- a CDS encoding OmpH family outer membrane protein: MIIPSFSGFNNSVHAADENNGWFIPKGSQTKPVINTPKTVKHSTANVSKAVPVASVPDTDDSDETDMQNQNQPVLPLPPIPTPAPIAKSNPPPQAVIGVISVPDVMRQSTAYLEASKLLEARRDNLQQDVQKEQKVWRSEQQQIQAKARTMTSEQIQSRARQLQARVLKAQKDFRNRSRIIQEAAQVSFGQIERELIQIIQNVASSHNMNLVLHREQVALSVNELDITNDVLKELNKNLPSVFVPAANVDPEELAKSGTMPTTANPELQKPQTKAVEPKKTTK
- the lpxD gene encoding UDP-3-O-(3-hydroxymyristoyl)glucosamine N-acyltransferase — its product is MNLNTINNCPGDSRFFKKSAPIALEQIIGTSEAKFVPAYNGRDKSFDLMGIAPLQSATQNEVSFLDNKRYIDLLSQTKAGLIIVSPAFADKIPHHSHALVTKNPYLEWARIASLFYPKSSVQAGIHSSACIDSTAQIDDEVEIQEFVVIKANVKIGKGSIIGSHTVIEQGVEIGENCRIGSHVSLSCAILGNRITLYPGVRIGQDGFGFAISEHGFLSVPQIGKVILKDDVEIGSNSTIDRGSVRDTVIGEGSRIDNLVQIGHNVQMGKCCIVVAQAGISGSTRLEDFVTIAAQAGLIGHIHIGEHARIGAQCGVMSDIDAKSDVIGSPAMPFREFFRNVAFLRRLVKSSSKEKE
- the lpxA gene encoding acyl-ACP--UDP-N-acetylglucosamine O-acyltransferase; this encodes MEETLTKNIQINRSSRDCYIHPSAIVSEKAKLGQGIHIGPWCIIGDDVVVEDGAKLIANVIVEGKTVLGKDSVYYPFSTIGLAPQDLKYKGELTSCIIGARTIVREQVTIHRGTAIGNGMTRVGSDCLIMVNSHIAHDCYLGDRVIIVNNVVLGGHVHIDDDARIMGCAAIHQFVRIGRGALVGGVTGVESDVIPYGSVIGNRARLVGMHWIWLKRNGVKNQELHALRGVYRILFPKENEQEMVFDERLKLVHEKYGHIERVKEILDFIQNPSRRGLVKVGRMISSSENDD
- the fabZ gene encoding 3-hydroxyacyl-ACP dehydratase FabZ, with translation MNSEIDILVIDIEGIMKAIPHRYPFLLIDRVVDVKLGSSATGIKNVTVNDQFFIGHFPGHPVMPGVLIIEAMAQTAAVLVVKTLGSEFEGKLVYFMTVDSAKFRKPVVPGDQLHIHVEKERNRANVWKFRGIAKVNGVSVAEAIFSAMIVG